From Mucilaginibacter gotjawali:
CAAAAAGATCTTTTTTGGACATAGTGTATTGAATTGGTGCGCAAAGATAGGATTTTTGATTTCGGATTTTTCGCAGTTGTATGTTTTTTTAGTGCTCAAGATGGCTGCTCCGTTTCGGAATTTCGATTTCGGAATTTTAAATGTCGTTTTTTTAATGACGACACCAGTCGTTCAAAATAAACTAAATTCGAAATCGAAATTCCGAAATCCGAAGTAGGGATATTCCGAAATCAAAAACTACATTTGAACCATGATAACCATTGCCATACAGGGTGCCGAGTTTTTTGCGTTCCATGGTTTTTATGCTGAAGAGCAAAAACTGGGAACTAAATTTATTGTGGATGTTGAAGTGAATTTTATGCCATTGAATGACATAAGAGCTGACAAAATAAGTAATACGGTAGATTATGAGAAGGTTTATAACATGATTGCGGAACAAATGAAACATACGCGTAAACTCATCGAAACCGTTGCACAGTCAATTGCGGATGATATAAAACATCATTATCCCTTTGTTGACAGCATCCGTGTTTCTATGAAAAAATTAAACCCTCCCCTCGGCGGTAAAGTGGATTATTCAGCTATAACCATTATTCTTTGATCAGGACAAAGCAAATATGATTTACAATAAAATCACTTCCGGTATCCTTTCTTCCATCAAATTAATTGTTGGTGATGACGCCGTTATTACCAGCCATACCGATCTTGAAAAATACAGCCACGATGAAACAGAAGACCTGCATTATTACCCGGAAGTTGTTGTAAAGCCAAAAACACCCCAGGAAATAGCGGCACTGATGCGGCTTTGTAATGAAAACCTGATCCCTGTAACGCCAAGAGGAGCAGGGACCGGCTTAAGTGGCGGTGCGTTAGCCGTTATGGGCGGTTTATTGATCTCAATGGAACGCTTTAATAAGGTGTTGGGTATAGATGAGCAAAACCTGCAGGCAACTGTTGAGCCCGGTGTGGTAACTGAAGAGTTTATGAACCAGGTTGCCGCAAAAGGATTACTTTACCCCGTTGACCCGGCGAGTAAGGGAAGTTGTTTTATCGGGGGTAATGTTTCGCATGGCTCTGGCGGCCCCAGGGTGGTGAAGTACGGTACCATC
This genomic window contains:
- the folB gene encoding dihydroneopterin aldolase; its protein translation is MITIAIQGAEFFAFHGFYAEEQKLGTKFIVDVEVNFMPLNDIRADKISNTVDYEKVYNMIAEQMKHTRKLIETVAQSIADDIKHHYPFVDSIRVSMKKLNPPLGGKVDYSAITIIL